A stretch of the Lytechinus variegatus isolate NC3 chromosome 5, Lvar_3.0, whole genome shotgun sequence genome encodes the following:
- the LOC121415451 gene encoding vegetative cell wall protein gp1-like: MTVLDDFGGKDFTRGLELTAGIIGIFGRRDLGPVPGPPEPPPVAPPPAPPVPPTSDPPPPAPPPAAPPPSPAPSVPPPAPPVPVPPDSPAPPSPASPASIPPPTPTPLPPPPPAAAFPPPEPPTPPPPPPPPPGTTGPCGTPSKFELGSY, translated from the coding sequence TTCACACGAGGATTGGAGTTGACTGCTGGTATAATAGGGATATTTGGTAGGCGAGATCTAGGACCAGTTCCTGGCCCTCCGGAACCACCTCCTGTTGctcctcctcctgctccacCTGTGCCTCCTACATCCGATCCACCTCCACCAGCCCCACCACCTGCAGCACCTCCTCCTTCACCCGCTCCTTCCGTTCCTCCCCCAGCTCCACCAGTTCCGGTACCACCTGATTCTCCTGCACCACCCTCACCCGCTTCTCCGGCATCTATACCACCACCAACTCCAACACCGCTGCCTCCACCACCACCGGCAGCTGCATTCCCTCCACCTGAACCTCCaacaccaccaccgccacctcCTCCCCCACCAGGTACTACCGGGCCTTGTGGGACCCCCTCAAAGTTTGAACTTGGATCATATTGA